AACGCAAATACGATTGCTCCCAAAGCGGAATACACGACTGCTTTGCCAAGGATGAACGTCCATACATGACTACGAAAGCCACCTTTGACGACGACATTCTTCCCGAACACTGTAAATGCAGCCACATTCCCTGATAACTGGCACGGTGCAAACGCCCCAACGATCCCGAGCAACAACGCTCCAATCAACGGTGCTTGTTCACCCATTCCGTAATACAAATCGGAAAAGGGCTTGCTGATCCATGCTCCATATTGATACAAGTACGAATACCAATCCATGCTTCTCCTCCGAGTGGGGCTTCCATTTCTTTTCTTTTATTTTACAAAAAGGTTGTGAGGAAACTATGAAGAAAAAAAGAAAGGCATGATTCGCCTCTCCTTTGCTTCATCCCGTCACTTGCAAGCGTCCCATCATGCCGCTTTCTTTGTGTCCAGGGATCGTACAATAAAATTCATAGATTCCTTCCTCCAATGCCTTCCATACTGTTTCAACAGACTCTCCCGGTTTGGCGTGCAAATGAACCACGCCCTCAGCCATTGCTCCATGCCGATGTTCCGTGCTTGATTCTGAAATCGTTACAATTTTTCCATGCGACACAACCTCGATATCGTGCTCTACACTGCCATCATTTTGAAAGACGACTTTGATCTCCGTATTTTTTTTCACGGTAAATTGGTTCGGTTTATAGGAAAAGTCGACGGCTGTGAGGTTGATTTCTGTCGCGCGATCGCCTGCATAAAGGGCCGGGGATGGAAACGGTAATGATTGAAACCAGAAGAAGACGGCAAGCAGCAACACAGCTGGAGCGGCAGGATGATGAAAAATGGAGGACCACTTCGTTTCTTTTTTATTAAAATCAATCAGCTTGGCTACGAGCAGCATACATACGGTATAGAGCATGACGAAAACAAACAAGAGAGGCTCTACTTTTTCACTAGGGACCATCTCTCCCAGCATGGCGCCCATCATCCCGCCCATGACGCCTGATAAGATTCCTTCTACAATACTCAGGATCGACAATGGAACTCCTAGCAGAAAACCAGACAGTCCACCTGCCAGCATTCCCCACATGGTGGATACATAAAGGTCTCCCCTGTAAACATCGCCGAGGATCAACCCTCCAATCAAGCCAATCATCATACTGACAGACATCGTGCTCATCATGCCTTGCATATGATCGATTCCCTGCTTTCGTCGCCATATAAACCATGTGAAACAAACGTAAGCGAAACCGACGTAGATCAGGACCTGATACACCGCGCTCAAGATACCACCCCCGAGTATATTCCCCA
This genomic stretch from Brevibacillus sp. DP1.3A harbors:
- a CDS encoding cupredoxin domain-containing protein, translated to MYQVLIYVGFAYVCFTWFIWRRKQGIDHMQGMMSTMSVSMMIGLIGGLILGDVYRGDLYVSTMWGMLAGGLSGFLLGVPLSILSIVEGILSGVMGGMMGAMLGEMVPSEKVEPLLFVFVMLYTVCMLLVAKLIDFNKKETKWSSIFHHPAAPAVLLLAVFFWFQSLPFPSPALYAGDRATEINLTAVDFSYKPNQFTVKKNTEIKVVFQNDGSVEHDIEVVSHGKIVTISESSTEHRHGAMAEGVVHLHAKPGESVETVWKALEEGIYEFYCTIPGHKESGMMGRLQVTG